Proteins from a genomic interval of Zingiber officinale cultivar Zhangliang chromosome 1B, Zo_v1.1, whole genome shotgun sequence:
- the LOC122041507 gene encoding uncharacterized protein LOC122041507, translated as MVGHTISEAKAYEFDDLLEDVETPLFLGRTTYTKLSAVVILYNYKSTNGHTNTSFNELLTILVDMLSKNNTLPETVYAMRKLLKPFDLGYEKIHACPNDCCLFRKELKDLDSCPKCGSSRWKIDKVTTKVCKGVPEKVLRYFPVIPRLKRMFKSKEKAEELIWHSNHKSQDHMMRHPVDSVAWDTIEHKWPDFASDPRNLHLSLATDGFNPFGNLSSRYSCWPIILVKYNLPPLMCMTKENLMLTLLIPGPKQPGNDIDVYLQPLVEDLKELWDRGVEEYDAFSKSMFNLKAILMWTINDFSAYGNLAGCATKGKLACPICGEDICSMWLKFSRKFAYLGHRRFLAPNHPFRQKKKWFNGKKESKGKPRPLNGLEIFNALKDIENDWGKKKKGVTINTLRKKRKKHDSSKEEQKLVQQWKKKSFFSICHIGVLKKIKLPDGYNSNIGNCVSIEECKLIGLKSHDCHVLMQQLLSVALRNLLPKGPRNAIFLLGAFYNEFCQRVLDRNRLEQLEENIVEILCMLESKRARLCGPVQFRWIYPYERFMKTLKGYVKNRARPKGCIAECYLAEEQMIFCSAYIKKASSIGVLSRRNDDLDDGLFEGHPIFKGKEKILEDHVLQAAHQYVLFNTAKVEPYLQCDWANPRTGFKIKDGFTLVNLHQGLKTFKIDPFILASQEKQVFYSKDNDESNCYVLLKAPPRGLHNMNVLEEDAYTSSTPLDVSLIEINIIEKELYSRNDCEGIDVIET; from the exons ATGGTTGGACACACTATATCTGAGGCAAAAGCTTAtgagtttgatgatttattagaAGATGTAGAAACTCCTCTTTTTCTTGGTCGTACAACTTACACTAAATTATCGGCAGTTGTCATACTATACAATTACAAGTCTACTAATGGTCACACAAACACTAGTTTCAATGAGCTCCTTACGATCTTAGTTGACATGCTTTCAAAAAACAACACACTTCCAGAAACTGTTTACGCGATGAGAAAGTTATTGAAACCATTTGATTTAGGATATGAGAAGATTCATGCTTGCCCaaatgattgttgtttatttagaAAGGAGCTTAAAGATCTGGACTCGTGTCCAAAATGTGGTTCCTCAAGATGGAAGATAGACAAAGTCACCACCAAAGTTTGTAAAGGAGTTCCTGAAAAGGTCCTACGATATTTTCCAGTGATACCAAGATTGAAAAGGATgtttaaatcaaaagaaaaggctgaagagttgATTTGGCACTCGAACCACAAAAGTCAAGATCATATGATGCGTCATCCAGTTGATTCAGTAGCTTGGGATACAATAGAGCATAAGTGGCCAGATTTTGCATCTGATCCTAGAAATCTCCACCTTAGTCTTGCAACCGATGGATTCAACCCTTTTGGCAACCTTAGTTctagatatagttgttggcccATTATTTTGGTCAAGTATAACCTTCCTCCATTGATGTGCATGACAAAGGAAAATCTTATGCTGACATTACTGATTCCAGGTCCGAAACAACCTGGAAATGATATAGATGTATACTTGCAACCGCTTGTGGAGGATTTGAAGGAGTTATGGGATAGAGGTGTGGAGGAGTATGATGCATTTAGTAAATCAATGTTCAATCTGAAGGCTATTTTGATGTGGACGATCAATGATTTTTCAGCTTATGGAAACTTAGCTGGATGCGCCACAAAAGGGAAACTCGCTTGCCCAATATGTGGTGAAGACATATGTTCTATGTGGCTCAAATTTAGTAGAAAGTTTGCATACTTAGGCCATAGGAGATTTCTTGCTCCTAATCATCCATTTCGTCAGAAAAAGAAGTGGTTTAATGGGAAAAAAGAGAGTAAAGGGAAACCTAGACCTTTGAATGGGTTAGAAATTTTCAATGCATTGAAAGATATTGAAAATGattggggtaaaaagaaaaaggGTGTGACTATCAACACTTtgaggaaaaagagaaaaaagcatgatagttcaaaggAAGAACAAAAACTAGTTCAGCAGTGGAAGAAAAAGTCATTTTTTTCGATTTGCCATATTGGAGT gttgaaaaaaataaagttaCCTGATGGATATAACTCAAATATTGGTAATTGTGTTTCTATAGAAGAGTGTAAGCTTATTGGGTTGAAATCTCATGATTGTCATGttctaatgcaacaattgctatcAGTGGCTTTGAGAAATCTTCTACCGAAAGGTCCACGTAATGCTATCTTTTTGTTGGGTGCATTTTACAATGAATTTTGTCAAAGAGTATTAGACAGGAACCGTTTAGAACAATTGGAGGAGAATATTGTGGAAATTCTATGCATGTTGGAAAG CAAGAGAGCTCGCTTGTGTGGACCAGTCCAATTCCGTTGGATCTATCCATATGAaag ATTTATGAAAACATTAAAAGGGTATGTGAAGAACCGGGCAAGACCAAAAGGATGTATAGCTGAGTGTTACCTCGCAGAAGAACAAATGATATTCTGTAGTGCTTATATAAAAAAGGCTTCTAGTATTGGTGTTCTTTCTAGAAGGAACGATGATTTGGATGATGGATTATTTGAAGGTCACCCAATttttaaagggaaagaaaagattttaGAGGACCACGTGTTGCAAGCTGCACATCAATATGTATTGTTCAATACTGCAAAAGTTGAACCTTACTTACA GTGTGATTGGGCCAATCCTAGAACTGGTTTCAAAATTAAAGATGGTTTTACATTGGTCAACTTACACCAAGGCCTAAAAACCTTCAAAATtgatcctttcattttagcatcacaAGAAAAGCAAGTATTCTATTCCAAGGataatgatgaatcaaattgctATGTATTGCTAAAAGCACCGCCTCGAGGTCTTCATAACATGAATGTGCTTGAAGAAGATGCGTATACGTCATCAACACCTCTTGATGTGTCCCTAATTGAGATCAACATTATTGAGAAAGAACTGTACTCAAGGAATGACTGTGAGGGAATTGATGTGATTGAgacatga